In Drosophila santomea strain STO CAGO 1482 chromosome 2L, Prin_Dsan_1.1, whole genome shotgun sequence, a single window of DNA contains:
- the LOC120444765 gene encoding protein peste: MTSRTRLCARVGIVLLGICCIASGIYLFRNWIDMFTRMRGQEMALSPKSRSFEGWKVSPLPLDFDIYLFNWTNPEDFYVGSGKKPHFEQLGPYRFRENPDKVDIEWHNHNASVSFHKKSWFYFDAAGSNGSLSDKFTTVNSVSHAAARRAADSWIGRGLVNLSNNMYSQKVTITKTVDEMLFTGYDHPFLAIGKLMRPQDVPFKRVGFQYPRNGSSVFDGDFNMFTGADDIAKMGQVHTWNNLTHTGAYEGTCGQVHGSMGEFFPPNLSTKDTVFMYMPKMCRAIPLDYVETVTVHGVTAYKFSGTQHAVDNGTLYPDSSCYCVAGKCMPSGVINIGPCAFNASVYMSFPHFYMADPSYREAIEGMRPEREKHEFFMTLEPNAGVPMDVGGGFQANYYMEPVSGISIYENVPRVMIPMMWCEERVRVSEEIAADIALVPLIVLLGQIVTGILLAGGLICTCWYPTRQVTHFCHSDPKAKGNVLRPLNVFGVNSSSPTAPVAQLFRHNVGSSGNERVGVRLLDYNRASGVREESGILESSTKERLISQDTPDVVVR, from the exons ATGACATCACGGACACGGCTCTGTGCCCGAGTGGGCATCGTACTCCTTGGAATCTGTTGCATCGCCAGCGGGATTTACCTCTTCCGCAACTGGATCGATATGTTTACACGCATGCGCGGCCAG GAAATGGCCCTGAGCCCCAAATCACGATCATTCGAGGGCTGGAAGGTGTCCCCGCTGCCGTTAGACTTTGATATCTACCTATTTAACTGGACGAATCCAGAGGACTTCTACGTGGGATCTGGCAAGAAGCCACACTTTGAGCAATTGGGACCCTACCGGTTTCGAGAGAATCCCGACAAGGTGGACATCGAATGGCACAATCATAACGCCTCCGTATCATTCCACAAAAAGTCCTGGTTCTACTTTGATGCTGCCGGCAGCAACGGAAGTTTATCGGATAAATTCACCACAGTCAATAGCGTATCGCAC GCTGCTGCTAGACGTGCGGCGGACAGTTGGATTGGTAGAGGTCTCGTCAACTTGTCCAATAATATGTATAGCCAGAAAGTGACTATCACGAAAACCGTTGATGAAATGCTTTTTACGGGCTACGATCATCCATTCTTAGCCATCGGCAAGCTGATGAGACCTCAGGATGTTCCCTTCAAGCGTGTAGGCTTCCAATACCCACGGAATGGCAGTTCTGTCTTCGATGGTGACTTTAACATGTTTACAGGCGCCGATGATATTGCCAAAATGGGTCAGGTTCATACGTGGAATAATTTGACGCACACTGGAGCCTATGAAGGCACCTGCGGGCAGGTGCACGGTTCCATGGGCGAATTCTTTCCGCCCAATCTCAGCACCAAAGACACTGTCTTCATGTACATGCCGAAGATGTGCCGTGCTATACCACTGGACTACGTGGAAACTGTTACCGTGCACGGCGTGACCGCGTACAAGTTCAGTGGTACTCAGCACGCCGTGGACAACGGCACTTTGTATCCGGATAGCAGTTGCTATTGCGTCGCAGGAAAGTGTATGCCCAGCGGGGTGATCAATATTGGACCCTGCGCTTTCAACGCGTCGGTCTACATGTCCTTTCCGCACTTCTACATGGCGGATCCAAGCTATCGGGAGGCTATCGAGGGTATGCGACCAGAGCGCGAGAAGCACGAGTTCTTCATGACCCTGGAGCCCAATGCGGGCGTGCCAATGGACGTGGGTGGTGGCTTCCAGGCCAACTACTACATGGAGCCAGTTTCGGGCATTAG CATCTATGAAAATGTACCAAGGGTCATGATTCCAATGATGTGGTGCGAGGAGCGAGTACGAGTGTCAGAGGAAATTGCCGCAGACATCGCGCTCGTTCCGCTTATTGTCCTGCTGGGACAGATCGTAACTGGCATCCTTTTGGCTGGTGGTCTTATATGCACCTGCTGGTACCCGACGCGACAAGTGACGCACTTCTGTCACAGCGATCCAAAGGCCAAGGGCAACGTCCTGCGACCCCTCAATGTCTTTGGTGTAAATTCGTCGTCACCCACAGCTCCGGTGGCTCAACTGTTCCGGCACAACGTTGGTTCATCGGGCAACGAGCGTGTTGGAGTTCGCCTGCTGGACTATAATCGCGCTTCCGGCGTAAGAGAAGAAAGTGGTATTTTGGAAAGCTCGACCAAGGAACGTCTGATCAGCCAGGACACGCCCGATGTTGTAGTTAGATAA
- the LOC120444781 gene encoding protein FAM151B isoform X1 has protein sequence MDFKTTILLTTLLFALVAKINGSALNASHYQYQVAEQRTPAYTQIEYIVLKQSDTMRQWGTNLTGITWAHAVNSQQFLDEVIGNADIDFIEADIVLGKLNGEGEDMPVMAHPPANISDLTLAGFLHQIIAFNREHEDQAKGVKLDFKSIEVFEGSLDILDENIPNMTSSPVWINADILSGPVDQNRTVPVDADRFFAGCMRYKQAVLSIGWTTNWGADFRDGEYTQSQCDAMLETLNANNILSTGQAITFPVRAGIAANSEEQLHRLVAAVNETNESTLTVWSSDGDYVDVDKLRKLIFSFGLDRVYLDVPEELASQLNLGNSGNGAGTFKSLFGFSFVSLCFWALSSWLQRL, from the exons ATGGATTTTAAGACCACGATTCTACTTACAACGCTACTATTTG CGCTCGTGGCCAAAATCAATGGGTCTGCTCTGAACGCCAGCCACTATCAGTACCAAGTGGCCGAGCAGAGAACACCGGCCTATACCCAGATCGAATATATAGTCCTGAAACAGTCGGATACGATGAGGCAATGGGGCACAAATCTCACTGGCATTACCTGGGCCCATGCCGTCAACAGTCAGCAATTTCTGGACGAGGTCATAGGAAACG CTGACATTGACTTCATCGAGGCGGACATTGTGCTGGGCAAGCTGAATGGCGAAGGCGAGGACATGCCCGTAATGGCCCATCCTCCAGCGAACATCTCTGATCTTACGCTGGCCGGATTCCTCCACCAGATCATCGCATTCAACCGCGAGCATGAGGACCAGGCAAAGGGCGTTAAGCTGGACTTCAAGTCAATCGAGGTATTCGAGGGTTCGCTGGACATTCTGGACGAGAATATACCGAAC ATGACCTCCTCTCCCGTTTGGATAAACGCCGACATTCTAAGTGGTCCCGTAGATCAGAATAGAACAGTGCCAGTGGATGCGGACCGATTCTTTGCCGGCTGTATGCGCTACAAGCAGGCAGTGCTCTCCATCGGCTGGACAACCAACTGGGGAGCCGACTTTCGGGATGGCGAGTACACGCAGTCGCAGTGTGATGCCATGCTGGAAACGCTGAACGCCAACAATATCCTCTCCACCGGCCAGGCCATCACCTTTCCCGTGCGTGCCGGCATCGCCGCCAACAGCGAGGAGCAACTGCATCGCCTGGTGGCCGCGGTTAACGAGACAAACGAGAGCACCCTGACCGTCTGGTCGTCCGACGGTGACTATGTGGATGTGGACAAGTTGCGCAAGCTGATCTTCAGCTTCGGCTTGGATCGGGTCTACCTGGACGTGCCGGAGGAGTTGGCCTCACAATTGAACCTGGGCAATTCCGGCAACGGAGCCGGCACCTTCAAGTCCCTGTTTGGGTTCAGTTTCGTGAGTCTTTGCTTTTGGGCTCTGTCTAGTTGGCTGCAGCGGTTATAA
- the LOC120444781 gene encoding protein FAM151B isoform X2: MRQWGTNLTGITWAHAVNSQQFLDEVIGNADIDFIEADIVLGKLNGEGEDMPVMAHPPANISDLTLAGFLHQIIAFNREHEDQAKGVKLDFKSIEVFEGSLDILDENIPNMTSSPVWINADILSGPVDQNRTVPVDADRFFAGCMRYKQAVLSIGWTTNWGADFRDGEYTQSQCDAMLETLNANNILSTGQAITFPVRAGIAANSEEQLHRLVAAVNETNESTLTVWSSDGDYVDVDKLRKLIFSFGLDRVYLDVPEELASQLNLGNSGNGAGTFKSLFGFSFVSLCFWALSSWLQRL, from the exons ATGAGGCAATGGGGCACAAATCTCACTGGCATTACCTGGGCCCATGCCGTCAACAGTCAGCAATTTCTGGACGAGGTCATAGGAAACG CTGACATTGACTTCATCGAGGCGGACATTGTGCTGGGCAAGCTGAATGGCGAAGGCGAGGACATGCCCGTAATGGCCCATCCTCCAGCGAACATCTCTGATCTTACGCTGGCCGGATTCCTCCACCAGATCATCGCATTCAACCGCGAGCATGAGGACCAGGCAAAGGGCGTTAAGCTGGACTTCAAGTCAATCGAGGTATTCGAGGGTTCGCTGGACATTCTGGACGAGAATATACCGAAC ATGACCTCCTCTCCCGTTTGGATAAACGCCGACATTCTAAGTGGTCCCGTAGATCAGAATAGAACAGTGCCAGTGGATGCGGACCGATTCTTTGCCGGCTGTATGCGCTACAAGCAGGCAGTGCTCTCCATCGGCTGGACAACCAACTGGGGAGCCGACTTTCGGGATGGCGAGTACACGCAGTCGCAGTGTGATGCCATGCTGGAAACGCTGAACGCCAACAATATCCTCTCCACCGGCCAGGCCATCACCTTTCCCGTGCGTGCCGGCATCGCCGCCAACAGCGAGGAGCAACTGCATCGCCTGGTGGCCGCGGTTAACGAGACAAACGAGAGCACCCTGACCGTCTGGTCGTCCGACGGTGACTATGTGGATGTGGACAAGTTGCGCAAGCTGATCTTCAGCTTCGGCTTGGATCGGGTCTACCTGGACGTGCCGGAGGAGTTGGCCTCACAATTGAACCTGGGCAATTCCGGCAACGGAGCCGGCACCTTCAAGTCCCTGTTTGGGTTCAGTTTCGTGAGTCTTTGCTTTTGGGCTCTGTCTAGTTGGCTGCAGCGGTTATAA
- the LOC120453951 gene encoding uncharacterized protein LOC120453951, producing the protein MMSWPKQWGFASLWLPVLLSLLHTQNASAFIVPRELPSILSIVYSNIPPIKKGTDSRLGFGFRLGEHADFQVMVELGPQKETRPIGEPSQDDQSFSKRQVSQSDQKALARQLYRQQVMEEAQRLMTSTERNGASWLETWSNGMKPQKPKSKDQPNGPVKENSAVNYQNAQAADPSSAMKQLQLLYKMATSSSTTSTTTASPVFTGGSLQLGGPSGFKLPPPALSQDTNTLSNPGPLKSKSEITKELMDVSLETDT; encoded by the exons CACAAAATGCATCAGCTTTCATTGTGCCCCGGGAACTGCCCTCCATCTTATCCATAGTTTACTCCAATATACCACCGATAAAAAAAG GAACTGATTCCCGTCTGGGCTTTGGCTTTCGCCTGGGCGAGCATGCGGACTTTCAGGTGATGGTGGAACTGGGTCCCCAGAAGGAGACCCGTCCCATCGGTGAGCCCAGCCAGGATGATCAATCGTTCAGCAAGCGCCAGGTGAGCCAGAGCGATCAGAAGGCTCTTGCCCGTCAACTTTACCGCCAGCAGGTGATGGAGGAGGCGCAGCGACTGATGACCTCCACGGAGAGGAACGGGGCCAGCTGGCTGGAGACCTGGTCGAATGGCATGAAGCCGCAGAAGCCCAAATCGAAGGATCAGCCCAATGGACCGGTGAAAGAAAATTCGGCTGTCAATTATCAGAATGCACAGGCCGCAGATCCCTCCAGTGCCATGAagcagctgcagttgctctACAAAATGGCCACCAGTTCGAGCACCACATCCACCACAACAGCGTCTCCTGTCTTCACAGGAGGATCCCTCCAATTGGGTGGTCCAAGTGGTTTTAAGCTGCCACCACCTGCTCTCAGCCAGGATACCAACACGCTGAGCAATCCTGGTCCTCTCAAGAGCAAAAGTGAGATCACCAAGGAGCTAATGGATGTCAGTCTGGAGACGGACACTTAG